The DNA region TAAAACCGGCCAAGGAATGTTATTACGAGCTGGCCGAGAAATATTATTACAACCACCCGTCGGTGATGGTGAATTTCTACGGCGAATTCATCTTCTGGCGCTGGAACAAGGAAACCGACACCCTGGCGCTCAGGGAGGTGCCGGATTTCGCGCTTAATGAACTGCTGGCCGAAGAATGCTGCTACGACGGCTTGAGATTGGATGACAATTACGAGCCGACCTGGTCTTTGCTGGTCAGCGTTCTTTTATCAAAATACAATGAGGCAGACTGGGCTCTGCAGGCGGCGCTGAAGAAGAGCAAGACCGGCGAGGTGGCCGATGACCTGCTGAAGAAACTGCAGGCGGACCTGGCCAAGTTCGGGGAGAATTTCACCACCGGTTCGATTGGCGGCAAGTCGCATCTTTACAGCGCGCTCAAGCGTTCGCTGTCCGACGGCAACAACGAGGTGGCGGTTTCCTGCATCAAGGCGCTGGCGGCATCAGCCGATGCTAAGGATTTGCCGACCACAGCCCGGGCCGATGCTTCAGCGCCGGGCATGCCTTTGATAGAAGCCATAGTCCATTCCGATAAAAGGGTCAGGTATGCCGCGGCCGAGGCGCTGCTTAAGATTAATCCGCCTGAGTCGTTCCCCAATATGGAAAAAGTGATTCCGGTGATAAACGAGGCGTTGGGCGAGAGCGGAATCCGGGTGGTTCTGATGATTGAGCCGGACCCGGAGGTGCGTTCCGGACTGAAGAATGAACTGGCCAAACTGAATTGCTTTGTCACCGAGGCGCTGAGCGCCGAGGAAGGCATCAAGATGGCCAAGAGGTTCCCGACTGAAGATTTGATAATCCTGAACAACAAATTAGCCAACGAGGTGGTGTTTACGGTCAATCTTCTGGTAAAAGGGGAAAAGTATTCCGAGACCGTATTTAATTCGCTCAAGGACGATATCCGGAGCCGGGGCATACCGCTGATAATGATTGGCGGCAAGGAAGACCTGGAAAAGGCCAAGAGCATCTATCAGGAAAAGGTGGATAGCTACCTGGTGACGCCGGCTGAAGGCGCGGTCTTGGCCGAGGCGATTAATAAGGTATTCCAGAGGGAGGAGATCCAGAACGACAGCAAGTCCAAGGCATTACAGGTCTGCGCCGACGCGGCCAAAGGGCTTTCCCGGCTCGATATGCGCAACACCATCTATCCGTACCGCCAGACCATCGAGGCGTTACTGGGCGTCCTGGAAGGCCGTCCGGATAATATCCGGGAACTGGCCCTGGAGGCGCTCAGGCGTTTTGCAGACGCGGCGGCCCTGGACGGACTGCTCAAGGTATTGACCAACAAGGAAAACCCCCTGCTTATCAGGCAGAAGACCGGTGAGGTCATCGCCGCTGTTTTCCGCGGTAATCCGGACAGTATTTCGCAGGAGATTTATGATACCCTCAAAAAGAGCTTCAAAGAGGACGAGCCGGAGATAAAACTGGCCGTGGCCATGGCATTAGGCAATGCCAAGCTTACCCCGACGCAGAGAAAAGAACTATTTGAATTAAACCGTCCGGTTCTTCCGGGCGAATAACACCTTAGTTTAATCCCGCAGTGGTTCAGGCGCGTGATGTTGCAACTTTGTTTATGCCACAGTTGATTATCAAGTGGGGCAACCGGGAAACCCGGTTTGCCATGACAACTTCTAGTATCGATATCGGACGCTCTGACGATAATCTTCTCCAGATAAGGGATGTTAAGGTATCCCGTTACCAGTGCAAGATAGTCCAGACGCCGGTGGGATTTCTGCTGAGCGATTCCCAGAGCAGTAACGGCACATTCCTGAACGGGAAGCGGGTGGAGCGGAACCTGCTCCGGAATAGCGATGTGATAAAAATCGGGAATGTGGAGATAATATTTTCGGAAAACGATTCGGCTCAGGCCGAGGATAAAGGCCCGGTGATTATTTCTTCGGGCCAACCGTCTGATGACGCCTCGGTCGGAGAAGTGACCACGGTTATAAGTATTCAGGAGGAGAACGCGGCTCCGGCCAGTAACGGCGCCCGGCAGTCCAGAAACGGAACGGTTCAGGTGGCGGCAGCCGGCAAGGTTTCTAACGGGGCCGTTGCGGTAGCCCAGATAGTTAAAAGGGCAGAGCCGGCCGGAAAGCCGCAGAATGGCGGCGCCAAACCCGTAAACGTCGCCGTCGCCGTGATAGCAAAACCTGTTGTCGCGCAGAAGGTTATGAATAATCAGGTCTTACCAAACGGGTCAGGCAGACCGACCGGAACACCGCCGCCGGCCGGCAGCCAGAATAACAGGATGGCGCAGCCCGCGCGTCCGATGGCACCGAAACCGGCGCCACGAGTTCCGCCACCGGCGCCAAAGCCGCAGTCCGGACCGATTTCACGGCTGGGTCAATCTGCGCCGAAACCACCGCCGGCTCCGGCATCACGACTGCCTTTTAATAAAGGCAAGCCGGCACGAACGGCTCCGGGTGCCTCCGGTCGACTGAAACAGGAAAAGACAGATGATGGACAGCCCAAGCCCAAAAAGAAGAACATGCTTTATATCATCGGCGGGGCGGTCCTGATTCTCATCGTTATCATCGCATTTGTCGTTTCATCCGGTTCCAATAAGAAAGCCGAGACGGACAATAAGCTGGAGATTGAAGCGCTGAGCGCGGCGAATAAACTCTATGACGGAAAGGAATACGGCGTGGCGCTCAAGAAATACGAGGCATTCCTGGAGGAATACAAGGAATCTAAATATAGCGCC from Planctomycetota bacterium includes:
- a CDS encoding HEAT repeat domain-containing protein, whose amino-acid sequence is MRRLIVFLALFLFISAPVAQVLMAQDAEGDVQFKTLYRQGIDLVKRGKYQDAYVSFEKALQLSPSSDLVRFMIQETGDLIIKEMMSNPDLKQTALRILELGKGAFQRYVRSPEQIQAIVAQLEGSFDKKWEAINTLAAIGQRAAPFLIEQLGDKSDTKRTAMMMALEKIGNEAVLPMIEALQSKNMLVRQNAAIVLGVIRDDRALPELKRVYEDEKESPEVRRLVADALKKIARVEPDKLKPAKECYYELAEKYYYNHPSVMVNFYGEFIFWRWNKETDTLALREVPDFALNELLAEECCYDGLRLDDNYEPTWSLLVSVLLSKYNEADWALQAALKKSKTGEVADDLLKKLQADLAKFGENFTTGSIGGKSHLYSALKRSLSDGNNEVAVSCIKALAASADAKDLPTTARADASAPGMPLIEAIVHSDKRVRYAAAEALLKINPPESFPNMEKVIPVINEALGESGIRVVLMIEPDPEVRSGLKNELAKLNCFVTEALSAEEGIKMAKRFPTEDLIILNNKLANEVVFTVNLLVKGEKYSETVFNSLKDDIRSRGIPLIMIGGKEDLEKAKSIYQEKVDSYLVTPAEGAVLAEAINKVFQREEIQNDSKSKALQVCADAAKGLSRLDMRNTIYPYRQTIEALLGVLEGRPDNIRELALEALRRFADAAALDGLLKVLTNKENPLLIRQKTGEVIAAVFRGNPDSISQEIYDTLKKSFKEDEPEIKLAVAMALGNAKLTPTQRKELFELNRPVLPGE
- a CDS encoding FHA domain-containing protein, which translates into the protein MPQLIIKWGNRETRFAMTTSSIDIGRSDDNLLQIRDVKVSRYQCKIVQTPVGFLLSDSQSSNGTFLNGKRVERNLLRNSDVIKIGNVEIIFSENDSAQAEDKGPVIISSGQPSDDASVGEVTTVISIQEENAAPASNGARQSRNGTVQVAAAGKVSNGAVAVAQIVKRAEPAGKPQNGGAKPVNVAVAVIAKPVVAQKVMNNQVLPNGSGRPTGTPPPAGSQNNRMAQPARPMAPKPAPRVPPPAPKPQSGPISRLGQSAPKPPPAPASRLPFNKGKPARTAPGASGRLKQEKTDDGQPKPKKKNMLYIIGGAVLILIVIIAFVVSSGSNKKAETDNKLEIEALSAANKLYDGKEYGVALKKYEAFLEEYKESKYSADVKERIKKIKERDEKDKESKPRLAELKKKKKDYPTSKYPELLKEFDSFIKEYEDISPALMQDAKGERDTIKRVVGSSGENEVNILFNKALSEANNLRDKKDYDGALAKLKSFLKENQSLNNRQENTIRNEIKAIEKEKEEKSEKK